The following are encoded in a window of Bacillota bacterium genomic DNA:
- a CDS encoding helix-turn-helix domain-containing protein, which translates to MGCDCLQEEWKLIKAAPDEIKMLRSSSLRSLNEIVYDDGEGGGLSLADILPAEEWEETTLDRLDVERRIGRLSGRDAKIVRLRMAGFSQAEIAKRVGVSQASVSRILSRLKVVA; encoded by the coding sequence ATGGGTTGCGATTGCCTGCAGGAAGAATGGAAACTCATCAAGGCTGCGCCAGATGAGATCAAAATGTTGAGGAGCAGCAGTTTGCGTTCGCTCAACGAGATTGTTTACGACGACGGAGAGGGCGGTGGGCTCTCGCTAGCTGATATTCTGCCGGCGGAGGAATGGGAAGAAACCACATTGGATCGTCTTGATGTGGAAAGGCGGATTGGCAGGTTGAGTGGCCGTGATGCCAAAATAGTGAGACTCCGGATGGCCGGATTCAGCCAGGCGGAGATTGCTAAGCGGGTTGGTGTCAGCCAGGCGAGTGTATCGAGGATACTGTCCAGGTTGAAGGTGGTAGCATAG
- a CDS encoding glutaredoxin family protein: protein MARAVLYTGPRCPKCAEAKRWLREHHIEFVEVDISQDAEAAKRLSERWITGIPALEVDGDFVVGYSPARYTTFFIGRSVVDFIKGSVG from the coding sequence ATGGCTAGGGCAGTGCTCTATACGGGTCCCCGGTGCCCGAAGTGTGCTGAGGCCAAGCGGTGGCTTAGGGAACATCATATTGAGTTTGTGGAGGTAGACATTTCCCAGGACGCTGAGGCTGCGAAACGGTTGTCGGAGAGGTGGATCACCGGGATTCCTGCGTTAGAGGTGGACGGCGACTTTGTGGTCGGGTACTCACCTGCTAGATATACGACTTTCTTCATCGGGAGGAGCGTTGTGGACTTTATCAAGGGGAGCGTAGGTTGA